In one window of Azotobacter salinestris DNA:
- a CDS encoding OprD family porin, with translation MRPDNNKNPARIASLAAVLALPAVALGEEGFFEGSRFELLNRNFYFSQDFQNGDRATNPQTGERKSRRTEWAHGLIATFESGFTPGTVGFGLDVRGLYGIKLDGGDGLVGDGNGGPGLIPRRGYNFDGKPKDEFGKVDVELKLRLFEDTELRYGDVRPQSPVLNTSDIRLLPQSFRGTTLKNTSIKGLTLQGGKLESGSDRTATAHNGDLGTAYGGRFKEADDFVYGGIDYNLADRLLFRLHHGRLDDVWNQSAFYADWRQPLGEGVSFNAGFRYYRTRDTGKSLLGDLDNDSWSLQAGISVGAHAFSVAHTRIDDDSPFDYVWHTWDFFLNTNSQVSDFNNPNERVWLFRYDYDFAAVGIPGLALIARYVRGTDIDGRDVGPAYAAYQKVRDGRHWERNFWLSYVVQSGPAKDLSFRLFQATHRVNGDHTAEADIDELRLILEFPLDLRMF, from the coding sequence ATGCGTCCCGACAACAACAAGAATCCAGCCCGTATCGCCTCCCTGGCCGCCGTTCTGGCCCTGCCGGCCGTTGCCCTCGGCGAAGAGGGGTTTTTCGAGGGCTCCCGCTTCGAGCTGCTCAACCGCAACTTCTATTTCAGCCAGGATTTTCAGAACGGCGACCGCGCCACCAACCCGCAGACCGGCGAGCGGAAGAGCCGTCGCACCGAGTGGGCGCACGGGCTGATCGCCACTTTCGAGTCCGGCTTCACCCCGGGCACGGTCGGCTTCGGCCTCGACGTGCGCGGTCTGTACGGCATCAAGCTGGACGGCGGCGACGGCCTGGTTGGCGACGGTAACGGCGGTCCCGGCCTGATCCCGCGGCGCGGCTACAACTTCGACGGCAAGCCCAAGGACGAATTCGGCAAGGTCGACGTCGAGCTGAAGCTGCGCCTGTTCGAGGACACCGAGCTGCGCTACGGCGACGTCCGGCCCCAGAGCCCGGTGCTCAACACCAGCGACATCCGCCTGCTGCCGCAGAGCTTTCGCGGCACCACGCTCAAGAACACCTCGATCAAGGGCCTGACCCTGCAGGGCGGCAAGCTGGAGTCCGGCAGCGACCGCACCGCCACCGCCCACAACGGCGATCTGGGCACCGCCTACGGCGGACGCTTCAAGGAGGCCGACGACTTCGTCTACGGCGGCATCGACTACAACCTCGCCGACCGCCTGCTCTTCCGTCTGCACCATGGCCGGCTCGACGACGTCTGGAACCAGTCGGCCTTCTATGCCGACTGGCGGCAGCCGCTGGGGGAGGGCGTGAGCTTCAACGCCGGCTTCCGCTACTACCGCACCCGCGACACCGGCAAGTCGCTGCTCGGCGATCTCGACAACGACTCCTGGAGCCTGCAGGCCGGCATCAGCGTCGGCGCTCACGCCTTCAGCGTCGCCCACACGCGGATCGACGACGACTCGCCCTTCGACTACGTCTGGCACACCTGGGACTTCTTCCTGAACACCAACTCCCAGGTCTCCGACTTCAACAACCCCAACGAGCGCGTCTGGCTCTTTCGCTACGACTACGACTTCGCCGCCGTCGGCATACCCGGCCTGGCGCTGATCGCCCGCTACGTGCGCGGCACCGACATCGACGGGCGCGACGTCGGCCCGGCCTACGCCGCCTACCAGAAGGTGCGCGACGGCCGCCACTGGGAGCGCAATTTCTGGCTCAGCTACGTGGTGCAGAGCGGACCGGCCAAGGACCTGAGTTTCCGGCTCTTCCAGGCCACTCACCGGGTGAACGGCGACCACACCGCCGAGGCCGACATCGACGAGTTGCGGCTGATTCTCGAGTTTCCTCTCGACCTGCGCATGTTCTGA
- a CDS encoding TonB-dependent copper receptor gives MNRDLLCRAARPHLPETFSRTPFRRHWAPARAALLGLLASGGLPAAEPETEPYEMPPLVITGVALHSPLTVVTDPKIPRQPVPASDGADYLKTIPGFAAVRNGGVNGDPVFRGMFGSRLKLLTNGGEMIGACPSRMDSPSSYISPESYDRLTVVKGPQTVLWGPGASAATVRFERDPERFAEPDGRVDTSFLAGSNGRFDRRVDAALGGAPGYLRLLANRSDADDYQNGDGDTVPSRWDKWNTDLALGWTPDADTLLELTLGRGDGEARYAGRSMDGSQFERESLALRFEKDNLGGLLQKVEAQLYYNYADHVMDNFRLRSPDPNTAMAMMRNPMATNVDRRTLGGRLSGTWRWGDFQLVGGLDGQTSEHRRRQSSYNRMSGIYTDADSVPWETDADFHNYYGAFAELTWYATRASRLIGGARLDRAYAEDERDTLKNNMGVGWRNPTAGKERSETLTGGFLRYERDLDAVPATAYLGLGHSERFPDYWELFSATAVMNVPTAFKTIDPEKTTQLDFGIQYQEGPLEAWASAYVGRVRDFILFDYTTMASGHVRTTADNVDARIMGAELGAGYRFGPSWKGDASLAWAWGRNSSDDRPLPQIPPLGARLSLTWERGDWSAGGLWQLVAAQNRVAENQGSIVARDFDESAGFGVVSVNGAWRLSRHYRLSAGIDNLFDKTYGEHLNLAGNGAFDLPADSRIDEPGRTWWARLDMNF, from the coding sequence ATGAACCGCGACCTGCTTTGCCGTGCGGCGCGCCCGCACCTGCCCGAGACCTTTTCCCGCACCCCGTTCCGCCGCCACTGGGCGCCGGCCCGCGCCGCGCTGCTCGGCCTGCTGGCCAGCGGCGGCCTGCCGGCCGCCGAGCCGGAAACCGAACCCTACGAGATGCCGCCGCTGGTGATCACCGGCGTCGCCCTGCATTCGCCGCTGACCGTGGTGACCGACCCGAAGATCCCCCGCCAGCCGGTGCCGGCCAGCGACGGCGCCGACTACCTGAAGACCATTCCCGGCTTCGCCGCGGTGCGCAACGGCGGGGTCAACGGCGATCCGGTGTTCCGCGGCATGTTCGGCTCGCGCCTCAAGCTGCTGACCAACGGCGGCGAGATGATCGGCGCCTGCCCGAGCCGCATGGACTCGCCCAGCTCCTACATTTCCCCGGAAAGCTACGACCGCCTGACGGTGGTCAAGGGCCCGCAGACGGTGCTCTGGGGACCGGGCGCCTCGGCAGCGACCGTGCGCTTCGAGCGCGACCCGGAGCGCTTCGCCGAGCCGGATGGGCGCGTCGACACCAGTTTCCTGGCCGGCTCAAACGGGCGTTTCGACCGGCGTGTCGACGCCGCCCTGGGCGGCGCGCCGGGCTACCTGCGGCTGCTCGCCAACCGCTCGGATGCCGACGACTACCAGAACGGCGACGGCGACACCGTGCCCTCGCGCTGGGACAAGTGGAACACTGATCTGGCGCTGGGCTGGACCCCGGACGCCGACACCCTGCTGGAGCTGACCCTCGGCCGCGGCGACGGCGAGGCGCGCTACGCCGGGCGCAGCATGGACGGCAGCCAGTTCGAGCGGGAAAGCCTCGCCCTGCGCTTCGAGAAGGACAACCTCGGCGGGCTGCTGCAGAAGGTCGAGGCGCAGCTCTACTACAACTACGCCGACCACGTGATGGACAACTTCCGCCTGCGCAGCCCGGACCCAAACACGGCGATGGCCATGATGCGCAACCCGATGGCCACCAACGTCGACCGCCGCACCCTCGGCGGGCGGCTCAGTGGCACCTGGCGCTGGGGCGACTTCCAACTAGTCGGCGGGCTGGACGGGCAGACCAGCGAGCACCGCCGCCGGCAGTCCAGCTACAACAGGATGAGCGGCATCTACACCGACGCCGACAGCGTCCCCTGGGAGACCGACGCCGACTTCCACAACTACTACGGCGCCTTCGCCGAGCTGACCTGGTACGCCACCCGGGCTTCGCGGCTGATCGGCGGGGCACGCCTCGACCGGGCCTACGCCGAGGACGAGAGGGACACGCTGAAGAACAACATGGGCGTCGGCTGGCGCAACCCGACCGCCGGCAAGGAGCGCAGCGAAACCCTGACCGGCGGCTTCCTGCGCTACGAGCGCGACCTCGACGCCGTGCCAGCCACCGCCTACCTCGGCCTCGGCCACAGCGAGCGCTTCCCCGACTACTGGGAGCTGTTCTCCGCCACCGCGGTGATGAACGTGCCGACCGCCTTCAAGACGATCGATCCGGAAAAGACCACCCAGCTGGACTTCGGCATCCAGTACCAGGAAGGACCGCTGGAGGCCTGGGCCTCGGCCTATGTGGGCCGGGTGCGCGACTTCATCCTGTTCGACTACACGACAATGGCAAGCGGTCATGTGCGCACCACGGCGGACAACGTCGACGCGCGCATCATGGGCGCCGAGCTGGGCGCCGGCTACCGCTTCGGCCCGAGCTGGAAGGGCGACGCCAGCCTGGCCTGGGCCTGGGGCAGGAACAGCTCGGACGACCGCCCGCTGCCGCAGATCCCGCCGCTGGGGGCGCGCCTGAGCCTCACCTGGGAGCGGGGCGACTGGAGCGCCGGCGGCCTGTGGCAGCTGGTGGCGGCGCAGAACCGGGTGGCCGAGAACCAGGGCAGCATCGTCGCCCGGGACTTCGACGAGAGCGCCGGCTTCGGCGTGGTCTCGGTCAACGGCGCCTGGCGGCTGAGCCGGCACTACCGGCTCAGCGCCGGGATCGACAACCTGTTCGACAAGACCTACGGCGAGCACCTCAACCTGGCCGGCAATGGCGCCTTCGACCTGCCCGCCGACAGCCGCATCGACGAGCCGGGCCGCACCTGGTGGGCGCGCCTGGACATGAACTTCTGA
- a CDS encoding membrane-bound PQQ-dependent dehydrogenase, glucose/quinate/shikimate family yields MTTRTPRPLRITLTGTLVLLMGVLLALGGAWLALLGGSWYYLFAGLGLLAVGILILAGRRLALWLYAVLLLATLAWAVHEARFDWWRLSTRIDLWWVLGLWLLLPFVNRHIGAPPSWRDGASGLLGIGLLLGALMAGYSLTRDYSRIAGEFAEERMSVTRPAGQAGRPASEWPAYGGSDRGDRYSAADLITPGNVGRLKKAWEYHTGDWPREGDPGEFTNQVTPLKVGDSLFICTPHSIAIALDADTGEELWRFDPNINREARYYQHMTCRGLAYHDAAAYPGTGEAVAGAPARCSRRLFLPTNDGTLFALDPGDGQPCQDFGTGGMIDLKVGLGDDARGVYLPTSPPVVTEKLVIAGGSVTDNGSVDSPGGAIRAYDVRTGALVWNWDPGNPEATEPLPPGGAYVRSTPNSWTIATADEALGLVFIPMGNQTPDQWGAQRSPETERFTAALVALELASGKVRWVFQAVHHDLWDRDLPSQPTLVDLDGPQGALPAIIQPTKGGDLFVLDRRTGQPIVPVHERSVPQGAVEGDFTAPTQPASALSYAPKQPLRERDMWGATPFDQLICRIQFHRLRYEGDFTPPSEQGSLIYPGNVGTFNWPSVAVDPERQLLIGAPNYLAFVSRLVRRGEMEVKEEGRGGSELGLQPNLGAPYMVYLGPFMSPVGLPCQSPPWGYITAVDLRSMQPVWMHKNGTSRDNAPYIPFPVGVPALGGPLVTAGGVAFLSGTLDYYLRAYDVRNGEELWKGRLPAGGQATPITYVSEKSGKQFVVVMAGGHGSFGTRIGDSLVAWALEDEAER; encoded by the coding sequence GTGACGACGAGAACGCCGCGGCCGCTGCGGATCACGCTGACCGGCACACTGGTGCTGCTCATGGGAGTCCTGCTGGCGCTCGGCGGCGCCTGGCTAGCGCTGCTGGGTGGCTCCTGGTACTACCTGTTCGCCGGCCTCGGCCTGCTGGCCGTGGGTATCCTGATCCTGGCAGGGCGCCGGCTCGCGCTCTGGCTGTATGCCGTGCTGCTGCTCGCCACCCTGGCCTGGGCGGTCCATGAGGCCCGCTTCGACTGGTGGCGGCTGTCGACGCGCATCGACCTGTGGTGGGTGCTGGGGCTCTGGCTGCTGCTGCCCTTCGTCAACCGCCATATCGGCGCCCCGCCGAGCTGGCGGGACGGCGCCAGCGGCCTGCTCGGCATCGGCCTGCTGCTCGGCGCGCTGATGGCCGGCTATTCGCTGACCCGGGACTATTCGCGCATCGCCGGCGAATTCGCCGAAGAGCGCATGTCCGTCACGCGCCCGGCGGGGCAGGCCGGCCGCCCGGCGAGCGAGTGGCCGGCATACGGCGGATCGGACCGCGGCGACCGCTATTCGGCGGCCGACCTGATCACGCCCGGCAACGTCGGGCGGCTGAAGAAGGCCTGGGAGTACCATACCGGCGACTGGCCTCGCGAGGGCGACCCGGGCGAATTCACCAATCAGGTCACGCCGCTGAAGGTCGGCGACAGCCTGTTCATCTGCACCCCCCACAGCATCGCCATCGCCCTGGATGCCGACACCGGCGAGGAGCTGTGGCGCTTCGACCCGAACATCAACCGCGAGGCCAGGTATTACCAGCACATGACCTGCCGCGGCCTGGCCTATCACGATGCCGCGGCCTATCCCGGCACCGGCGAGGCCGTCGCCGGTGCCCCCGCCCGCTGCAGCCGCAGGCTTTTTCTGCCCACCAACGACGGCACGCTGTTCGCCCTGGATCCCGGCGACGGCCAGCCCTGCCAGGACTTCGGCACGGGCGGCATGATCGATCTGAAGGTGGGGTTGGGCGATGATGCCCGGGGGGTATACCTGCCGACTTCGCCACCGGTGGTGACCGAGAAGCTGGTGATCGCCGGCGGCTCGGTGACCGACAACGGCTCGGTGGATTCCCCCGGCGGGGCGATCCGCGCCTATGACGTGCGTACCGGCGCGCTGGTGTGGAACTGGGACCCGGGCAATCCGGAGGCCACCGAGCCGTTGCCGCCGGGCGGCGCCTATGTGCGCAGCACGCCGAACTCCTGGACCATCGCCACGGCCGACGAGGCGCTGGGGCTGGTCTTCATCCCCATGGGCAACCAGACGCCGGATCAGTGGGGCGCGCAGCGCTCGCCGGAAACCGAGCGCTTCACCGCGGCCCTGGTGGCGCTCGAGCTGGCCAGCGGCAAGGTGCGCTGGGTGTTCCAGGCCGTGCACCACGACCTCTGGGACCGCGACCTGCCCTCGCAACCCACGCTGGTCGATCTCGACGGGCCGCAGGGAGCGCTGCCGGCGATCATCCAGCCGACCAAGGGCGGCGATCTGTTCGTGCTGGACCGGCGCACCGGCCAGCCAATAGTGCCGGTACATGAGCGTTCGGTGCCGCAGGGCGCGGTCGAGGGCGATTTCACCGCGCCGACCCAGCCCGCCTCGGCCCTCAGTTACGCCCCGAAGCAGCCGCTGCGCGAGCGCGACATGTGGGGCGCCACGCCGTTCGACCAACTGATCTGCCGCATCCAGTTCCACAGGTTGCGCTACGAGGGGGATTTCACGCCGCCGAGCGAGCAGGGCTCGCTGATCTATCCGGGCAACGTCGGCACCTTCAACTGGCCCTCGGTGGCGGTCGACCCGGAACGCCAGCTGCTGATCGGCGCGCCCAACTACCTGGCCTTCGTCTCGCGGCTGGTAAGGCGCGGTGAGATGGAGGTCAAGGAAGAAGGCAGAGGCGGCAGCGAGCTGGGTCTGCAGCCCAATCTCGGTGCGCCTTACATGGTGTACCTGGGGCCGTTCATGTCGCCGGTGGGCTTGCCCTGCCAGTCGCCACCCTGGGGTTACATCACCGCCGTGGACCTGCGCAGCATGCAGCCGGTGTGGATGCACAAGAACGGCACCAGCCGCGACAATGCGCCCTATATCCCGTTTCCGGTGGGCGTTCCCGCGCTGGGCGGCCCCCTGGTCACCGCCGGTGGCGTGGCCTTCCTCAGCGGCACGCTGGACTACTATCTGCGCGCCTACGATGTGCGCAACGGCGAAGAGCTGTGGAAGGGGCGTCTTCCCGCCGGCGGTCAGGCGACGCCGATAACCTACGTGTCGGAGAAGAGCGGGAAGCAGTTCGTCGTGGTGATGGCCGGCGGGCACGGCTCGTTCGGTACCCGGATCGGCGATTCGCTGGTCGCCTGGGCGCTGGAGGACGAGGCGGAGCGCTGA
- a CDS encoding OprD family porin encodes MRFNKKNPACAASLTLALSVSTAAVAADDEGFLEGSRFQVLNRNIYFSQDFRNGDSALNPQTGEKKTRRSEWAHGVIATFESGFTPGVVGFGLDVRGQFGIKLDGGDGLVGNGMAGNGIVPRRGYNFDGKPKDEFGRVDVALKMRLFDDTELRYGDVRPLTPVVNTSDIRLLPQSFRGGTVMNTSIKGLTLQAGKLESNADRTATAHRGDLGTAYGGRFKEADDFVYFGADYQLNDRLRLRLHHGRLDNVWNQAFLGVDWSQPLREGLKLRAGAKYYRTRDTGKSLMGDINNDSWSANVGLDVGAHSFTVARTHIDGDTPFDYVWNTWDFYLDSFSQSSDFNSPNERVWMARYDYDFAGLGIPGLSFTTRYMRGTDIDGTKAGPHYAAYQNTRDGRHWENDIWLGYVVQSGPAKDLSFRIWHATHRVSGDHVAEANLDELRLIFEYPLDFRLF; translated from the coding sequence ATGCGTTTCAACAAGAAGAATCCAGCCTGTGCCGCGTCCCTGACCCTCGCCCTGAGTGTTTCGACGGCCGCCGTCGCCGCCGACGACGAGGGCTTTCTCGAGGGCTCCCGCTTCCAGGTGCTCAACCGCAACATCTATTTCAGCCAGGATTTTCGCAACGGCGACAGCGCCCTCAACCCGCAGACCGGCGAGAAGAAGACCCGCCGCAGCGAATGGGCGCACGGCGTGATCGCCACCTTCGAGTCCGGCTTCACGCCCGGCGTGGTGGGTTTCGGCCTGGACGTGCGCGGCCAGTTCGGGATCAAGCTGGACGGCGGCGACGGCCTGGTCGGCAACGGCATGGCGGGCAACGGCATCGTCCCGCGGCGCGGCTACAACTTCGACGGCAAGCCCAAGGACGAATTCGGCCGGGTCGACGTGGCGCTGAAGATGCGCCTGTTCGACGACACCGAGCTGCGCTACGGCGACGTCCGCCCGCTCACCCCGGTGGTCAACACCAGCGACATCCGCCTGCTGCCGCAGAGCTTTCGCGGCGGCACCGTCATGAACACCTCGATCAAGGGCCTGACCCTGCAGGCCGGCAAGCTGGAGTCCAACGCCGACCGTACCGCCACCGCCCACCGGGGCGACCTGGGCACCGCCTACGGCGGGCGCTTCAAGGAGGCCGACGACTTCGTCTACTTCGGCGCCGACTATCAGCTCAACGACCGGCTGCGCCTGCGCCTGCACCACGGCCGGCTCGACAATGTGTGGAACCAGGCGTTCCTCGGTGTCGACTGGAGCCAGCCGCTGCGCGAGGGGCTGAAACTGCGGGCCGGCGCCAAGTATTACCGCACCCGCGACACTGGCAAGTCGCTGATGGGCGACATCAACAACGACTCCTGGAGCGCCAACGTCGGCCTCGACGTCGGCGCCCACAGCTTCACCGTGGCGCGCACCCATATCGATGGCGACACGCCCTTCGACTACGTGTGGAACACCTGGGACTTCTACCTGGACTCCTTCTCCCAGTCCTCCGACTTCAACAGCCCCAACGAGCGGGTGTGGATGGCGCGCTATGACTACGACTTCGCCGGTCTCGGCATCCCCGGCCTGAGCTTCACCACCCGTTACATGCGCGGCACCGACATCGACGGCACCAAGGCCGGGCCACACTACGCCGCCTACCAGAACACCCGCGACGGCCGTCACTGGGAGAACGACATCTGGCTCGGCTACGTGGTGCAGAGCGGCCCGGCCAAGGACCTGAGCTTCCGCATCTGGCACGCCACCCACCGCGTCAGCGGCGACCACGTCGCCGAGGCCAACCTCGACGAGCTGCGTCTGATCTTCGAGTACCCGCTGGACTTCCGCCTGTTCTGA
- a CDS encoding glycerol dehydrogenase — protein MPNGAISIRPPGKFFMGKGLLAELGSYAQAFGSRAYVLCDKFILERAIAEAGPSFEARGSAVFGKFQHECTRIEINRNRELARSIKAELIVGIGGGKTLDTAKAVACHERLPVLTVPTTASSDAACTARALIYTLNSEFDRCMLLPGGPDVVIADTAILAAAPARLFVAGIGKALATYFEVRACYRARAGRTAPTRAARTALATARLCLDSLLENAAQARLDVEHQRSSRAVEAVLEATVYLSGVSADGGGRAAAHAIHNGMLAVPALQHARHGEKMAFALLAQLVLERAPEEEIATVLDFIQAVDLPSTLQDLGVKVFAEAQWRRVAERACEKHESMGNMPFAVAPDDVYRAIREADALAVAHRRATAGRAPLTAASG, from the coding sequence ATGCCGAACGGCGCAATCTCCATCCGCCCTCCGGGCAAGTTCTTCATGGGCAAGGGCCTGCTGGCCGAGCTGGGCAGCTATGCGCAGGCCTTCGGCAGCCGTGCCTACGTCCTCTGCGACAAGTTCATCCTCGAGCGGGCGATCGCCGAGGCCGGCCCCTCGTTCGAGGCGCGCGGCTCGGCGGTGTTCGGCAAGTTCCAGCACGAATGCACGCGCATCGAGATCAACCGCAACCGCGAGCTGGCGCGCAGCATCAAGGCCGAGCTGATCGTCGGCATCGGCGGCGGCAAGACCCTGGACACCGCCAAGGCGGTGGCCTGCCACGAGCGGCTGCCGGTGCTGACCGTGCCGACCACCGCCTCCAGCGATGCGGCCTGCACCGCCCGCGCGCTCATCTATACCCTGAACAGCGAGTTCGACCGCTGCATGCTGCTGCCGGGCGGCCCGGACGTGGTCATCGCCGACACCGCGATCCTCGCCGCGGCGCCGGCGCGGCTGTTCGTCGCCGGCATCGGCAAGGCCCTGGCGACCTACTTCGAGGTGCGTGCCTGCTACCGGGCCAGGGCCGGACGCACGGCGCCGACCCGCGCCGCGCGCACCGCCCTGGCCACCGCCCGTCTGTGTCTGGACAGTCTGCTGGAGAACGCCGCCCAGGCGCGCCTCGATGTGGAGCACCAGCGCTCGAGCCGGGCGGTGGAGGCGGTGCTGGAGGCGACCGTCTACCTCAGCGGGGTGAGCGCCGACGGCGGCGGCCGCGCCGCGGCCCATGCGATCCACAACGGCATGCTCGCCGTGCCCGCCCTGCAGCACGCCCGCCACGGCGAGAAAATGGCCTTCGCCCTGCTCGCCCAGCTGGTGCTGGAGCGGGCGCCGGAGGAAGAGATCGCCACGGTGCTCGACTTCATCCAGGCGGTCGACCTGCCGTCGACCCTGCAGGATCTCGGCGTCAAGGTCTTCGCCGAAGCGCAGTGGCGGCGGGTGGCGGAGCGGGCCTGCGAGAAGCACGAGAGCATGGGCAACATGCCCTTCGCCGTGGCGCCGGACGACGTCTACCGGGCCATCCGCGAGGCCGATGCCCTGGCCGTGGCCCATCGCCGGGCAACGGCCGGCCGCGCGCCCCTGACGGCAGCTTCCGGCTGA